The window GCGTACCGCGATCGATGAAGACAAGGCACTCCACAAGGCCGCTGCACAGGATGACGACGAGGACGACCCCGATCCCGAGCGCCACGGCATGGCCGCGCCGGTGAGCCTCGCGCAGCGCGCGTGGCCGCTGCTGGACCTGCTGCAGCTCGCACAGAAGGAAGGGGTGCCAGTCGTCTGGGGCGTCTGACCCGTCGCCTCGCCGAACCGTCACGGCCGGAAGACATACGACCCGAAACAATTGCCCTGCCTTATAATGAGAATTCATCTCATTCTCTTTATTACGCATGACTATGCGGCTGCCTGCGCCAAAACTGCTCAATCTCATCCAGGAGCGCCGCTACGGCGTCGAGTATCAGCCGCTCGTCGCGCTCGCCGACGGGCGCGTCATCGGCTATGAAGCGCTCGCCCGCTTCTATGCCAGCGACGGCGGCCAACTTTCACCGCAGCAGGTTTTCGACTCGCTCCACGCCAGCCCGCTGAGCCTGTTCCAGGTCGAATACGAGATGAAACGGCTGCAGCTGGCGCACGCGCCGGCGGGCGATCACCTGCTGTTCGTGAACCTCGACCCGGATGCCTTCCAGGCGGGCCTCGGCGAGGGGCCGCATCCGCTTGTCGAACTGCTGTCCGCACATCCCGGCCTCGTCATCGAAATCATCGAGAACAGCAGCATCAACGACGCCGAGATCAGCCACGCGATGACGTCGGCTTTCGCAGGGACGTCGGTCGGACTCGCGCTCGACGACATCGGCGCCCCCGCCACGATGCTGTCCCTGCCGATCTTGCTGACCGTCGGCTTCCTGAAGTTCGACCGGTCCTGGGTCTGCCATCCCGATGACAAGATGCGCTGCGCGGCGTTGAAACATCTGGTCGCCTTCGCGCACGACTGCGGCAAGCGGACGGTCCTGGAAGGCATCGAGGACGCATCGCAGCTGGAATTCGCGGCGGCGCTCGGCTTTGATTACGTGCAGGGCTTTCTCTACCGGCCGCTGTTTCACCACACCGGTTGCCTCGCTCATTGCGCTTCCGGCCCGGCTGCGGCGTCGGCGTGCCGGCCGTGCAGCCGTGCGGCCGTGTCGCTCGAGGGAGTCGCCCCGGTCGGTTGATTGGCGACGCCGCTACTGCGCGTCCGGCTGCTGCGCCGGAGCGGCGAGGCGGAAGGCGTCGAGCGTCTCGCAGGCCTCGACGATGCGCAGCACGGTCGGCATCGCATCGAGCTTCGCACCGAAGCGGCGCGCGTTGAACACCTGCGGCACGAGGCAGCAGTCGGCGACACCGGGCGTGTCGCCGTGGCAGAAGCGGCCGGTGCGCGGGTGACGCAGCATCGCCTCGACCGCCGCGAGGCCGACCTCGACCCAGTGGCGGTACCACGCGTCCCTGTGCACGTCATCGACGCCCAGCTCGCGCTTCAGGTACTGCAGCACGCGCAGGTTGTTGAGCGGGTGGATGTCGCACGCGATCGCCTGCGCAAGGGCGCGCACGCGCGCGCGACCCGGCGCATCGGCGGGCAGCAGCGGCGGATGCGGATGCGTCTCGTCGAGGTATTCGATGATCGCGAGCGACTGCGTCAGCAGCTGGCCGTCGTCGTCGAGCGCGGGCACGAGTCCGGCGGGGTTCAGCGCGAGGTATTCCGGCGGTGCTGACCGCCGTCCTTCACCAGGTGGATCGGCACAGCGTCGCAGGCGAGGCCTTTCAGGTTCAAGACGATGCGCACGCGGAACGCGGCGGAGCTGCGGAAATAGGTGTAGAGCTTCATGCGCCGACCTGGCGGGTGATCGTTCAGCGGGCGGGCGGCATGACCTGGTCGCGCGCGATCTTCATCGCCTCACGCAGCACCGAGATGTCGCCGATGTGGTTCGCCAGCAGCAGGATCAGGCTGGCATTCGCCATCGCGCTCTGCTCGTCCGTGAGGTCGCGATGCAGGTCGATGAGGACTTCGTAGAAGTCGTCGCCGGGGCTGAATGCGTGGAAGTAGCGCTTGCCGGGGGTGAAGAAGTTCGGGTCGGTATTGAGGCTCATGGTGGCGTCCCTAAGGCGTTGCAGGTGGCGCGGGCGAGCGCGGCGCGCACGCGTGCGGAGTCGAAACCGCGCCAGCGCGCAGCGACGTGCTGGTCGGGGCGGATCAGGTAGGTGGTACCGGGCTTGAGGTCGTAGCGCTCGCGGATCCGCCCCTTCGCGTCGAGCAGCGTCTTCAGCCCGCCCGGCGCCGTGCCGCGCTCGGCGACGACGAGTGTCTCGACCGGAATCGCGCCTTCGGCGAGCGCCGCGAACGCCGCGGCGGTGGCGACATCGACATCCGCCGCGTCCGGCATGCCGTACAGCAGCTGGAAGCGATTGCCCGCCGCCTGCAGCAGCCACCGCTCGCCACCGGCGCTCTCGATGGGCGCATCGTCCATCGGCGCGCCGGGCACCATGTTGCCGGCGAAGACTTCCGCGTCGGGCGTGTTGAGGCGCGACGCAGTGAGGACGCTCGGCACCGACAGCCGCCCGGAATTCACCAGCGCGCGCGCGAAGGGGTAGTCCTTCGCGAGGCCCAGCACGGCGTTGCGGAAGATCCGGCTGATGGCGCTCTTCGGCGTGATGAAATCGGTCGAACGCGTCGAGTTCATGATGTTCTCGTCGGCGGCGACGACGCGCTCCTCGGAGTAGGAGTCGAGAAGCCGCTCCGGCGCGCTGCCGTCCAGCACGAGCTTGAGCTTCCACACGAGGTTGTCGCTGTCCTGGATGCCGGAGTTCGCGCCGCGCGCGCCGAAGGGCGACACCTGGTGCGCGGCGTCGCCGGTGAAGAGGAGCCGCCCGTGGCGGAATTCGTGCATGCGGCGGCACTGGAAGGTGTAGACGCTGACCCATTCGAGCTCGAACTCGCGCTGCTCGCCGAGCATCGCCCGGATGCGCGGGATCACCTTCTCGGGCTTCTTCTCCTCCTCCGGGTCGACATTCCAGCCGAGTTGGAAATCGATGCGCCACACGTTGTCGGCCTGACGGTGCAGCAGCACCGACTGGTTCGGGTGGAAGGGCGGGTCGAACCAGAACCAGCGCTCGGCCGGGTAGTCCGCCTTCATCACGACGTCGGCGATCAGGAAGCGGTCCATGAAGATCCGACCCTCGATGTCCAGCCCCATCATGTGGCGGATCGGACTGCGCGCGCCGTCGGCGACGATCAGCCAGCCGGTGTCGATGCCGTAGGCGCCGTCGGGCGTCTCGACGCGCAGGCTGACGCGCTCGCCGTGATCGGTCACGGCGATCACGTTGTTCTTCCAGCGCAGGTCGATGTTCGGCAAGGACTGCGCGCGGCGCACGAGGTATTCCTCGAGGTAGTACTGCTGCAGGTTGATCATGCCCGGGCGGTGGTGGTCCGGCTCGGGGCAGAGGTTGAAGTTGAAGACCTCCTGCTCGCGGAAGAAGGTGCGGCCGACGTTCCACGACACGCCCTTCTGCACCATCTCCTCGGCGCAGCCGAGGCGGTCCATGATCTCCAGCGCGCGCTTCGCGTAGCACACGCCGCGCGAGCCGATCGACACCGTGTCGTCGTTGTCGAGCAGCACGACCGGCACGCCGTGGATCGCGAGATCGATCGCCGCCGCGAGTCCCACGGGACCGGCGCCGACGACCACGACCGGATGGCGTCCGTCGCGGCGTTCGGCAATCTCCGGCGGGCGGCGGTACTCGAACTTCGGGTACTGGTACGAACTCAGCACGGGCGTCTCCTCCTCGATGTCGCACTTTCCGGCGTTGCCTTCTGTGGGGCGTGTCACCGGTAATTTTCTATCGCATCCGTCCTGCAGCACGCAGGGATGAATCATCCTAGATGTCAGTTTGTTAACCGTCAATTCATTTGCTATCGTTGAATTGAAAGCAGCATGCAGCGCCCCCGCTGCTGCTAAGATTCGCCCCCATGGGAGACAACAGATTGGACAACGAAACACTCGAAGAGCGCCCGAGCGGCAAGAACGCCGACCGGCGCGGCATCCAGTCGATCGAAGTCGGCGGCGCGCTGCTGCAGGCGCTGGTCCGTCATGATGCGCCGATGATCCTCAAGGATCTCGCCCGCGAGGCGGGCATGCCGCCAGCCAAGGCCCACCCCTACCTCGTGAGCTTCGGCAAGCTCGGCCTGGTCGAACAGGATCCGGTGACCGGCCGCTATGGGCTGGGCGCCTTCGCGCTGCAGATGGGCCTGTCGGCGCTGCACGGCGTGAGCCCGCTGCGGGTCGCGACGCCCGAGGCGGCGCGGCTGTCCGACGAGATCCAGCAGAACGTCGCGGTCGCCGTGTGGGGCAACCACGGCCCGACCATCGTCAGCATCGAGGAATGCAGCCGGCAGGTGCATGTGAACATGCGTGTCGGCACGGTCATGGATCTCCTCACCTCCGCCACCGGCCGCACCTTCGCCGCCTTCCTCCCCGCACGCATGACGACCGCCCTCATCGAGGACGAATTCGCCCGCCAGGCCCTCACGCGCGAACAGCTCGAGGCCGAGTTCGCCGAGATCCGCCGCGAGCGCCTCGCCCGCGCCCTCGGCAAACCGATCCCCGGCATCAACGCCTTCACCGCCCCGATCTTCGACCATAACGGCCACCTCGCGCTGGCAATCACCGCGATGGGCCCCGCGGCGAGCTTCGACCCGGCATGGGACGGCGCGGTGGCGACGAAGCTGCGCGCGTGTGCAAAGGCGATTTCGGCACGGCTGGGAAAGACAGAGCCCTGAGCGGATAGCGAACCGCGCGCTGCACCGCTCGCAGCCGTTCAACCAAGACAAGGGCATTCTTCACCGCCTCGCGGGGGGCGTGATCGCTATGATTGCGTCACGTCACCCCCGAGGCTGCAGTGAGCCAGACCGACCGCATCATCCGCATCCGCAAGTTCCTCGACGAACGGCGCTCCGTGAGCCGCCGCATGCTGCTGGAAACGCTCGAGGTCTCCCCGGCCACCCTCAAGCGCGACATCGCCTTCCTGCGCAACGTCATGAACATCCCGATCGCGTGGGCCCCCGAGCTCGGGGGCTACCGCCTCGATCCCCGCTTGACCAGCGGCGCGCAGTACGAACTGCCCGGCCTATGGTTCTCCGACAAGGAAATCCACGCGCTGCTGACGATGCAGCATCTCCTCGCCAACCTCGACCCCGGCGGGCTGCTCGCCCCGCACGTGCAACCGCTCGTCGCCCGCCTCAACAAGCTTTTGGGCGCCACCGACCATCCCGCCGACGAAATCCGCCGCCGCGTGCTGATCGTCGGCATCGGCAAGCGCAGCCTCAAGCTCGCCCACTTCGAGAACATCGGCTCCGCACTGCTGCGCCGCAAGCGCCTCGCCATCCGCTACTACGCCCGCGGCCGCGACGCCGAGACGGCGCGCGAAATCTCGCCGCAACGCCTCGTCCATTACCGCGAAAACTGGTACCTCGACGCCTGGTGCCACTTGCGCGGCGCGTTGCGCAACTTCGCCGTCGACAGCATCCGCCAGGTCGAACTCCTCGACACCGTAGCGAAAGACATCCCCAACCAGACCCTCGACACCGTCCTCGGCCCCGGCTACGGCATCTTCGCTGGCAATGAATTGCGGTGGGCGCGGCTGCGCTTCTCGGCGGAACGGGCACGCTGGGTCGCGACCGAACACTGGCACCCTCAGCAGCGCGGCGCATTCGAGGCGGATGGCAGCTACGTGCTCGAAGTGCCGTATGCCGATCACCGGGAACTGATGATGGATGTGCTGAAGCACGGGACGCATTGCGAGGTGCTGGGGCCGGAGGGGTTGCGGCGGGTGGTGGCGGCGGAGGTGGCGGGGATGGCGAAAATATATGATGAAGGAAAATCGTGAGAGGCTCATCCTGTGAGCCCGGCAAGGCCGACAATCGGTGCCAACGACATTGGAAGGCAGGATTCGATGAGCATTCCGGAATACTTTCGGTACTGGGGCAAGGCGCGGCCACAGGACGGTGGCGAGGCCGGATATCACTTGCTGCCGTATCACTGCCTGGACGTCGCTGCCGTCGCAGCCGTCTGGTGGAATTCCAGTGCAAATCTCCGGCGTCAGTTCAAGGTGCTTGTCGATGACGAAATCGACGAACCCCAGTTGCGCGCCTGGATATTCTTCTTTGTCGCTTTGCACGACCTGGGCAAGTTCGACGTGCGGTTTCAAATGAAGTCTGCCGAGGCGCTCGCTGCGCTACGGCCAGAATGGCATGCAAAAGATTTGCCCTACCGCGCCGATGCCGAGCGATACGGACACGGAGAATATGGACTGCGCTGGTTCATCCGGGAGTATCCGAACCTGCTCGGCATGGACAAACAGAACGAGGAAGTCGTCGACGCGTGGGTGCCCTGGCTCGCAGCGGTCGCGGGACATCACGGCAAGGTGCCCCGCCACCGCGAGCGGGCGCGCCAGCCAGATGCAGAAGATTGGATCGTCCAGCGCGACCACGACGCCCGCCGCGCCTGGTTCGACACCCTCGAGGAAATCTTTCTCAAACCTTGCGACCTGAGTCTTGCCGACCTTCCGCCGCCGCTCCAGCGCGACGACGCCGCCTACCTTGCCGGCTTCTGCGCCATATGTGACTGGCTAGGCTCGAACGAGGAGTGGTTCGAATATCGCGCGAGTAGCGGGAATGTCGTAGCGTATTTCAACGAACGAGTCGCGAAGATCGAGCGCGAGCGCCTCATCGAACGATGCGGCCTGGCCGCCCACGCAGCGCCGTACCGTGGCGTGAAGGCCCTTCTCGGGGCTGAAGAGTCGCCGCGCCAGCTCCAGACTTTGGTCGACGAACTGCCTGTGAACGCCGGCCTGACGCTTGTAGAGGCACCGACCGGCTCGGGCAAGACCGAGACCGCCCTCGCCTATGCATGGAGGCTACTCGATGCCGGCATTGCCGACAGCATCGTCTTCGCCCTCCCCACTCAGGCGACGGCAAACGCGATGTGGGAGCGGCTCAACCGTTTTGCAGACACCCTTTTCGGGAAGGGCTCGAATCTCGTGCTGGCCCACGGCAAGGCGCGCTGGCATGAGGGCCACAGACACCTGAAAGAGGCCGCGCGGCAACGGAGCGCGCAGGAGGACGAGGACATTCGGGTCCAATGCGCGGAGTGGCTCGCTGAAAGCCGCAAGCGCGTCTTCCTCGGGCAGATCGGCGTGTGCACGATCGACCAGGTTCTGCTTTCCGTGCTCCCGCTGCGGCACAAGTTCGTCCGCGGTTTCGGAGTCATGAAATCCGTGCTGATCGTCGACGAAGTGCATGCCTACGATCACTACATGTACGGCTTGCTCGACGGCGTCCTGCGGCAACAGCGGCGAGGCGGCGGCAGCGCGATCCTCCTGTCCGCCACCCTGCCGCACGGCCAGCGTCGCCGCCTTTGTGAAGCTTGGGGGTCAACCGAACCGCCGGTCGCAGACGCGCCCTACCCGCTCCTCACACATGTCGATGCAACCGGCAGCGTTTCCTTCATCAAGCTGGAAGATCCCGTCCGGCACCCGCCGTCGCGCGCCGTCGCCATCGAAACCCTCGCGCTCGCGGGACTCCTTCCCGACGACGCGCTCATCTCGCGCGTCATCGCCGCCGCCCATGCGGGCGCCCGCGTCGCCATCGTCTGCAATCTGGTGAACGATGCGCAGAGACTCGCCGGCGCGCTACGCGCCGCGACCGACATCCCCATAGACCTCTTTCACGCTCGCTTCCGCTTCATCGACCGCCAGGCGCGCGAGCAGGCGGTGCTTGCACAATATGGCCGCGACGCCGCGCGGAACTCCGGGCGCATTCTCGTGGCGACGCAGGTGGTCGAGCAAAGCCTCGACCTCGACTTCGACTGGCTGATCACCCAGATCTGTCCGGTTGACCTGCTCTTCCAACGCATGGGGCGACTTCACCGCCACATGCGGGTGCGCCCGGGAGGTTTCGAAAGCCCGCATTGCACAATCCTCGCCCCACCGGATAACGACTACGGACTGCACAAGGTCGTCTACGGAAACACGCGCGTCCTGTGGCGCACGCAGCAGCTCATTGGCGCGGACAAAGTCTCGTTCCCAACGGCGTATCGCGAATGGATCGAACGCGTGTACGAGCGTGATGACTGGAGCGACGAACCCGAAAACATCGCCTTCGAATACGACAAGTTCCACGTCGAGCAGAAGGCCAAGTTCGACCACGCGCAAGTCATCGCGAACGACGACATGAATCCGCTCGCCGACAGCGACGAGAACGTCCGCGCCCTGACACGCGACGGCGAAATGTCGCTCTCGGTCGTCCTGATCGACGCCGAAGGCCGATTGATCGGAGAACGGGACCCCATCGACGAGGCGGATGAATGGGAACGGCGCGAGCGTATCGCCCTGAGCGCGGTGGGCGTACCTGCGAGTTGGAAGGGTTCCCTGCCCGAATCGGACGAAGACGGCCTGATCTGGTTAAAGGTCAGCCCGGTCTCGGATGGCGAATGGTTTGGTGTCGGCGTGAATGCCGGCTTTCGGTACAGCAGTGAATATGGTCTGGAAAAGGAGGAGGCGTGAATCTCTATACCGATGCGTGGATCCCCGTGCGTGGCAGCACAGTCCCGCTGAGCCTCAGGCAGTTGCTGTGCGAACCCGACGAGAGGCAGTTGTCGCTTCCTCGGGACGACTTGGAGCTCGCGTGCCTGCAACTCCTGATTTCGCTGGTGCAGGTCGCACTACCTCCGCCAGACCGGCAGTCTTGGCGCAAGCGGATGGAAACACCCCTTGCCGAGGCCGAGTACAACAATGCGGTCGCATCGCTTATGGAGTGGTTCGATCTCGACCACCCGACCCATCTGTTCATGCAGACACGCGGCGTTTCCGCGGCCGAACCCACACCGATCCAGAAGCTGATGGTCGGCCTACCCGAGGGCAACAATCACAGCTTCTTCAACGCTCCAGGCGAGGTGCAGCATCTTTCACCGGCTGCTACCGCTATCGCGCTGTTCAACCAGGCAGCCACCGCCCCGAACTTCGGCGGCGGGTTCAAGGGTGGCCTCCGCGGCACGCCGATCACCACTCTGGTGGCAGGGGATGATCTACGACAGACCGTCTGGCGCAACGTCCTCAGTGAGGAGCGCCTCCGGCGGATGCTGCCGTGGTACGAAGAGACGAAACGGCAAGCGCCGGTTTGGGTCGAGCCAATCCGGGAGAAGGAGAAGATTCAGTTCAACCAGATCGGTCTGCTGCGAGGGCTGTTCTGGCAGCCTGCGCACATCGAGTTGATCCGGTCGCCGGCTCCGGCAGTGTGTGATTTTCTTGGAGGCCCGGAGCAGTCGGGATATAGCGGCTTCAATAAGGAAAAATTCGTATTCGACGTCGTCGGCCTGTGGCCACATCTGCATAGTCCGAGCGAGTTCGAGATCAAGAAGGATGAGCGCAGCGACCGCTTTCTCGCCTTCACGACGACGGCACCGGCATGGACGCAGTGCTCTCGATTCCTTTTCAGTCAGGACGACGGCAAGTCCGGTCACCGCCCCGCAGCTGTCGTCGAGCAGTGGCGTGCGGATGGTAGCGGCGAGCTTCGGCTCATCGTCGGCGGATATCGGAACAAGCAGGCGTCGATCCTGCAGCGGCGGCACGAGTTCTTCAGCATCGGTGATGGCTGGCAAGACGAATGTGGCCAGGACGCGATCGAATGGGCGGTGAGTCGCGCGCTGGACTGCAAGAGCCTCTTGCGCGGCAAGCTCTATTCGGTGGTGAAGGGCAATCGCGAAAAGGGCATCAAGGCACTGGGCGTCGATATCCACGAGGCCGCCGAAAACCACTTCTACCAGCGGACCGAATCTCTAATCCACGCTTGGTTGCGCACCATGACCCGTGCCGAGCGGCGGGCGGAGAAGACTGCTCTGCTCGATCAACTCGCCGACCGCTGTCTGCAGATCTTCCAGGAAGCGACGCATCCCTACTGCCGCAATCCGGCACTGGTGCGCACTGTCGCGCTCGCCAGGCGCGGTCTTGCCGCGGAACTCAAGAAAATGAAGGAGGCCACCGCATCATGAGCGATAAGCAAACATTGGCACTGCCGGACTTCGTCGAGCTGTACAAGCGTTATCGCAGCATGGCAGACCGAGACGGCGACTTCCGTTCGCAACTCGGCAAACGCGTCGGCGCTCCGGACGAGTTGGGAATGCGTCCGGCCTTCTATAGGCTATTCCCAGGCACCCGCCCTCAGTCGTGGGCCGAACGCGTCGTCTTCTTTCTTCCGTTCTGCCGTCATGCAGACGATGCAAAGCCGCTCGGCGCACAACTGGCTGCCGAACGAGTATCCGAGGCACGTCTCTTTCAGGTCATCCGGGCCGATGAACCGAACGACCTGATCCAACTGCGGCGGCTTGTCCAGCATGTCGAGCCGTCCGTCGATTGGACCGAATTCGGACGCCTCCTGTATTTCTGGAACGAGCGCGCCAAGCGCACGCTGCTCGAAGACTTCTTCATCCATCAACCCGCCAAGGCGAAGTGAAAGGGAGCAAACATGAACAAGAATTTCATCAATTTCCACGTCCTGATTTCCCATAGCCCCTCGTGCCTGAACCGGGACGACATGAACATGCAGAAGACCGCGGTCTTCGGCGGCGTGCGCCGCGTGCGCGTTTCCAGCCAGAGCCTGAAGTATTGGCTGCGCAATAGCGACTACTACAAACGCATTTTTGGCAAGCCGTCTGTCCGCACCAAACGTCTCGATTTGGCAATTCCGTGGCTTGTCGAGGAACTTGGGAAGGAATTCGAGCCAGATCTGATTCGGAAGGCAGCCACTGCATTCGTGCGGTCGGCGAAGAAATCCGACGCAAGTGAGGTGGTTGATGTCGAGGAAGAGGAGGAAGGGAACGGAGCGAAGGGCGATAAGAAGTTGGCTGTTGCCCCGTGGGTAGTTGCCGAAATGAAAGTGATCTGCTCCGTTATCGAAGCTGTAGAACGTGATGGCCTAACGGACGATGAACGGGAAAAAGCGCTTAAGCGCGTTGGAAAAATGGTGGGCAAGGGTAATGACCGGCGGGCGCTGACTGAGGCCGACTGCCTTCGCGAAGGAATCGAGCAAAAAATCCAAAGGCATCTGAACGAAAGTTCTCAGGCCATTGCAACTGCACTGGGTTCTGCTATGGATGTTGCACTATCAGGCCGGATGGCTACGAGCGGTCTTATGACGTCCATCGACGGTGCACTTGCTGTGGCGCCTGCGATTACTACCCATGCCGCGGAGTCGGACATCGATTGGTTTACGGCGGTTGATGATCTTGTTGATGTGGGATCAGGTCACCTTGATACACAGGAGTTTTCGGCAGGTGTCTTTTATCGTTACGCGAGCCTGAACCTCCAGCAATTGCAGAATAACCTTGGCGGCGGGAGCCGTGACCAAGCACTGAAAGTTGCCGTGCATGCACTGCACCTTCTGGCCACGGTCGTACCGAGCGCCAAGCAGCAATCCTTCGCAGCTCACAATCTGGCCGACTTCGCCATGGTGAGTGTATCGGACCAACCGATTTCCCTCGCAAACGCCTTCGAGAGATCCGTCAAAAATCAAGACGGCTTCCTCAAGCCTTCTGTGACAGCGCTCCTGAGTTACTGGGACAAGATTCACCGTGGCTATGGAATAGACGAACGTACAGCGGTCTTTGATCTGACCGAAACTTCCGGTGGTCCCGGTGGCCCCGACTTGGCACGTAAAGCAACCTTGCCTGATCTCGAGAAGTGGCTATTGGGCGACGGTCTGGTTTGAGGTCCTGCCATGGCTAATTTCCTGATCCTGCAACTCGACGGCGTCCTGCAGGCGTGGGGCGACCATAGCTTCGAGGATTACCGACCCACGGTCGGCTTTCCGACCCGCTCGGGCCTGCTCGGACTGCTCGCGGCCTGTCTCGGCATCGACCGGGGAGATACCGCCGGCTTGACTGACCTGGACCACAGCGTCTGGTTCACCGTGAGGGCGGAAGATCGAAGCGAGGACGCGCCCGCCCATAAACTCACCGACTACCACACGGTCCTCGAAGCCCGGACTGTCGATATCCGCAAACCACGAAAGTTTCCGGTCGAATCTCGGCGCGAATACCTGTGCGATGCCATATTCAGCGTCGCAGTCGAGCAAGCCGGCGCTGTAGTCACGCTCGACCACATTGCCGCCGCCCTGCAGCGCCCAGTATTCACGCCGAGCCTCGGCCGCCGCTCCTGCCCCTTGTCACGACCGCTGTTCGCTGCACGACTAGCGGCTGATAACCCGGCCCACGCCTTGCAGCTCTGGTCTCCGCGCGGCGGAACGCTTTACAGCGACTCCCCGGCACTCGCCAGCGACCGAGAGTTGCGCCTGCGCGACGTTCCCCGCTACGGGCGGGTGCGGCAATTCGGCACGCGGCGCGTGTTCGTCAGCGTCGAAGGAGCAGGCCATGTACCTGAGTAAAGTGCAGCTCGACTGGAAGGACACGCGCAATCCCTACGACTGGCATCGTGCCTTATGGCGCCTGTTTCCCGAGCAACCCGAGGAGAAGCGGGCCTTCCTCTTTCGGGTCGAACAGCAGCGCCCGGGACAAGGCGCACTGATCCTACTGCAGTCGCCCACAGCTCCTTATCCCTACGACGCCGCCACGCGCGTCATTGCCGAGCCCAAACGGCTCGACCTCTCGGCCATGACGGAAGGGTTATCGCTGCGCTTCCGGCTGATGGCGAATGTCATCAAGACCATTCGTGACAGCGAGGATACTGAGCGGCCCATCCGTGTCCCGTTGATCAAGGAAGAGCAGCAACTGGAATGGCTGAGGCGCAAGCTTGCCGATTCGGCGGTGATTGAAGCCGTGACGATCACACCGAACACGCCGCTTTTCTTCAGGCGGAAGGGACAGGCTGGCAAACTCGCGACGATCACCTTCGATGGACGGCTACGCGTTTTCGATCCAGACGGCTTTCAGCGTTTGATGGAGAGCGGCGTCGGTGCCGCGAAGAGCTTCGGTTGCGGCCTACTGAGCGTGGCACGCGGCGCATGACGAAGCCCATGGCGAGGCGGGAAGCCCCAGAAATTGTGCTATCTTTTGATAGCACAGTTCCTCGGGAGGCCACTATGGAAACCTTCACCGTCCGCGACCTGCGCGAGCGCACCGGGGAGCTGATCCGCGGTGCCGAGGCGGGCAAACTGTCCGTCGTCACCAAGCACGGCAACCCGGTCTTCGTTGCCGTGCCCTTCGACGACGCCTTGCTGGAAAGCGGGGTGCGGACTTCGCTGGCAATCAAGCTGTTCGACGAGGGCA is drawn from Azoarcus sp. DN11 and contains these coding sequences:
- the cas6e gene encoding type I-E CRISPR-associated protein Cas6/Cse3/CasE, coding for MYLSKVQLDWKDTRNPYDWHRALWRLFPEQPEEKRAFLFRVEQQRPGQGALILLQSPTAPYPYDAATRVIAEPKRLDLSAMTEGLSLRFRLMANVIKTIRDSEDTERPIRVPLIKEEQQLEWLRRKLADSAVIEAVTITPNTPLFFRRKGQAGKLATITFDGRLRVFDPDGFQRLMESGVGAAKSFGCGLLSVARGA
- the cas7e gene encoding type I-E CRISPR-associated protein Cas7/Cse4/CasC, giving the protein MNKNFINFHVLISHSPSCLNRDDMNMQKTAVFGGVRRVRVSSQSLKYWLRNSDYYKRIFGKPSVRTKRLDLAIPWLVEELGKEFEPDLIRKAATAFVRSAKKSDASEVVDVEEEEEGNGAKGDKKLAVAPWVVAEMKVICSVIEAVERDGLTDDEREKALKRVGKMVGKGNDRRALTEADCLREGIEQKIQRHLNESSQAIATALGSAMDVALSGRMATSGLMTSIDGALAVAPAITTHAAESDIDWFTAVDDLVDVGSGHLDTQEFSAGVFYRYASLNLQQLQNNLGGGSRDQALKVAVHALHLLATVVPSAKQQSFAAHNLADFAMVSVSDQPISLANAFERSVKNQDGFLKPSVTALLSYWDKIHRGYGIDERTAVFDLTETSGGPGGPDLARKATLPDLEKWLLGDGLV
- the cas5e gene encoding type I-E CRISPR-associated protein Cas5/CasD; protein product: MANFLILQLDGVLQAWGDHSFEDYRPTVGFPTRSGLLGLLAACLGIDRGDTAGLTDLDHSVWFTVRAEDRSEDAPAHKLTDYHTVLEARTVDIRKPRKFPVESRREYLCDAIFSVAVEQAGAVVTLDHIAAALQRPVFTPSLGRRSCPLSRPLFAARLAADNPAHALQLWSPRGGTLYSDSPALASDRELRLRDVPRYGRVRQFGTRRVFVSVEGAGHVPE
- the casB gene encoding type I-E CRISPR-associated protein Cse2/CasB, with product MSDKQTLALPDFVELYKRYRSMADRDGDFRSQLGKRVGAPDELGMRPAFYRLFPGTRPQSWAERVVFFLPFCRHADDAKPLGAQLAAERVSEARLFQVIRADEPNDLIQLRRLVQHVEPSVDWTEFGRLLYFWNERAKRTLLEDFFIHQPAKAK
- a CDS encoding type II toxin-antitoxin system prevent-host-death family antitoxin — encoded protein: METFTVRDLRERTGELIRGAEAGKLSVVTKHGNPVFVAVPFDDALLESGVRTSLAIKLFDEGTLTLAQAAKFAGLGIEEMIERMGAAGVAVVQQTPNELNDELDVIANHGRRR
- the casA gene encoding type I-E CRISPR-associated protein Cse1/CasA encodes the protein MNLYTDAWIPVRGSTVPLSLRQLLCEPDERQLSLPRDDLELACLQLLISLVQVALPPPDRQSWRKRMETPLAEAEYNNAVASLMEWFDLDHPTHLFMQTRGVSAAEPTPIQKLMVGLPEGNNHSFFNAPGEVQHLSPAATAIALFNQAATAPNFGGGFKGGLRGTPITTLVAGDDLRQTVWRNVLSEERLRRMLPWYEETKRQAPVWVEPIREKEKIQFNQIGLLRGLFWQPAHIELIRSPAPAVCDFLGGPEQSGYSGFNKEKFVFDVVGLWPHLHSPSEFEIKKDERSDRFLAFTTTAPAWTQCSRFLFSQDDGKSGHRPAAVVEQWRADGSGELRLIVGGYRNKQASILQRRHEFFSIGDGWQDECGQDAIEWAVSRALDCKSLLRGKLYSVVKGNREKGIKALGVDIHEAAENHFYQRTESLIHAWLRTMTRAERRAEKTALLDQLADRCLQIFQEATHPYCRNPALVRTVALARRGLAAELKKMKEATAS